Genomic window (Syntrophorhabdales bacterium):
ACCGGAGGCGGCTGTCCTCGAGCGGATAGGTCAACTCTTCTCGGCAGCTAGGCCATACGTCGTGTACGGGGACCCGCCCCTGTTTATAAGACGATGGGTCTTCTGCGAGTTGCTTCTTTACGGGAAGAGCCGGGGCGTTCGGCAACATCTTAGGGACGGGGGGTTGGCTGCGATCATCCACCATCTGGCCACGGTGAGTTTGGCGCGGAGGTGCTTCCGCTCGTCAACGCGCCCTGGGATATATGTCATGCCCGACGAAGGCTCCCACCATATCGTGCTTCGAACCGACGATAGGGACTCGGTGGACCGGGCCCTCAGCGCTGCCGGGGTGCTGTCTGAGTTGCTACCTGATGAGGTGGCGAGCGTTATCTCTAGACTGTACGATGCGGCGAGGGGGGCGGGTGATCGGGAGCGCCTGGGTCAGGTTCTCAGCGAAATAACGTCCCACAAGCTGCAGGCGTTCTTCGGCGTCCTCGGACCTGACGACATGGTTACGCGAGCCACCATACTAGCGGCGGCGCCGCGCTGGCGACTCATCTTGGAGTACTGTCGGCAAATTGGGGCGAGGGAGGCGGATCTGGCCGACGCCCTGAAAGCCTATCCCACCTGGCGGGAGATCGGTTAGCGGAGCGTATCCCCGCCGCTCGCGATGCCACCTCATCCTTCGCGTTACAGCACAAGATCAGAAGAAATTCGCGGAACCCACGCTGCGGTCTGTGCAGCTATATCGTGCGCGACTCAGCGAGTTGCTCCCCCGGGCGCCATCGTGTTTACCACTTTTACTATCCATCCCAGGCTGCGGAGGAAGCGAGCATTCTGAGCGTGAGATCGGGAAGGGAATGAGAGATACTGGTTGCCCTGCGCATCGCTGTAGTGTTCGACGAGAATTCCCCTCTGAACAAGAAGATTGCTCAGGTCCGCAGCGGAATGCTGGATCCGGATGAGGAACCCCCACGGCGTTGCAATAGGCGCAGCGCCCTCCAGCTGCTCGACTTTCTTTCGGGCGTACTCTGCTTCTGCGGACAAGAACAGCGCTGTTCTTTTGCGATACCCTTTGTCTCTCAGTGATGCGAGCGCAGCAGCCGGAGCGAGAGCGTTGACAGGCCAGGGCTCGAGAAGACCCCTGAGCCGCGGCAGCAGCGCCTGGTGGCCGATCGCATAGCCCAGCCGCAGCCCTGCGAGCGCGTGATAGGTGGAGAAACTCCTGAGGATGATCGCATTGGGTGCAGCTACCACGTGTTTTGCCGGCGACGGATTACCCGTAAAGTCCCTCAGTGTCTCGTCCAGTATGAGCAGCCTGTCGTGTTCGGCAGCGGTCTGGATCAGGTCCGCGACGGACTCCTCTGTCAGGTTCACTCCGGTCGGGCAGTGGGGATTCAGGACCACTGCGGCGTCCACGTCGCGCCAGCTTTTCTTGAATTCTTCAACGTCGATTCGGAATCCTTTGTCTGAATCGAGCATAAAAGGACGTACGGCCACTCCCGCTTTTCTGAGCATCTCCTCGTAGACGCGCGGAGCGGGCGTCGGCAGCAGTATGCTTTGCACGCGCTCGGCTCTCACGAGGAGAGTGAAAAGGTGCGAAGCACCGTGCCCGAGAAGGATCTCTTGTTCTGTTATGCCCTCTGTCTTCGCGAGGTAGTGTGTAAGAAAGCTGGTCTGCGGCAGCCGGTCAACCGATCGTACCGCTTTGCGCATGGCATGGCGCGCCTTGTTTGACGGTCCGATCGGATTCGAGATGAGAGTGAAGTCAACTATCGTATGAGCACCAGGTTTGTTCATATGATTACTATACAACGAAAACCGCAAAGAAACAGATAAATGCGGATAAAATCAAGAGAGATAGTCGCAGATGAATGTACTTGTGCACAGCATCGCGATAGAACGTCGATGCTGTGCACACTCCGTCGCTCCGCGAAGGTGTCAATAAACACGCCTACCCCGCAGGGCTGCGGGTTGACCGACTGTGTCGCTCTATCAGACAGGCGGTCAAAGAAATGGTCATCCGCTCTTATCGTAGCCCCTATCCGTACTTTACCCGTGATAAGAGAATCGCTCTGGTCGGTACGCAAATGGAAAAAGGCACCGTAAGCTGGTATAGTGTAGGCGCTCATGGAGCTGTTCGACAAAGAAGTCGTACGGAAAGAGGTAAGAAAGCCGCTCGCCGACAGGATGCGGCCCAGGAGCCTCGATGAGTTTGTGGGGCAGGAACATCTCATGGGCGAGGGTAAGCTTCTGAAGTCCCTGCTCGACCGGCAGGATGTCCCGAGCCTCATATTCTGGGGCCCCTCGGGGACAGGAAAAACCAGCCTGGGTTTTTTGATCGGGAAGGCCCTGCACCTGCCCTTCGTTGCGCTCAGCGCCGTCACCATCGGCATCAAAGAAGTGAAGGAAGTCATCCAGAAATCGAAGCACCAGAAGCTGATCCTCTTCATAGACGAATTCCACCGCTTCAACAAACTGCAGCAGGACACGTTCCTTCCCTGCGTTGAGAGCGGTGAGATCATACTGATCGGCGCCACGACGGAGAACCCTTCCTTTGAAATCATTGCCCCTCTCATCTCACGCATGAGAGTGGTGACACTGAACGCCCTCACCGACAAGGATGTCCAGACGATAGTGAGAAGGGCGCTCAAGGAGGACAGCGAACTTGCCGCCCTTCCGCCGAAGATCGGCGATGGCGTGCTGGAAGAGCTCTGTACGCTGGCCATGGGAGATGCGAGGAAAGCGCTCAACCTGCTGGAAGTCTGCTACAAGATGGCGTGCCAGCGGAACCCGAATGCTCCGGTGATCGATCAGGAGATGCTGAAGGAAGGGTATCAGAAGAAGGTACTGATCTACGACAAGAAGGGTGAGTACCATTACGACCTGATAAGCGCCTTGCACAAAAGCCTCAGGGGATCTGATCCGGATGCATCTCTTTACTGGCTTGCGCGCATGATAGAGGCAGGCGAGGATCCGCTCTTCATAGCGAGGCGCATGGTCAGGTTTGCCTCGGAGGACGTAGGTAATGCCGACCCCTTTGCGCTGACGCTTGCCATGTCGTGCATGGAGGCCTACAACTTCATCGGTCCGCCGGAAGGGTACCTCTCCCTTGCGCAGGCAGCGGTCTATCTCGCGTGCGCGGAGAAGAGCAATGCGGTCTACACCGCGTACGGGCAGGCGGAACAGGATGTGCGCGATTTCCCGGAATGCCCCGTTCCTCTTCATCTTCGCAATGCGCCCACCAGACTGATGAAAGAGCTCGGGTATGCCCGCGGGTATCTTTACCCTCACGATTACGAAGACGCCATCGTAGAGCAGGAATACATGCCGGATAAACTGCGCGGCAGGACCTATTACCATCCCACGGCGCGCGGTTATGAAAAGAAGCTGCAGGAATTCATACAGAAGGTGAAGAGGGCCCATGGGAGCGACCCCAGATAAGTCGTTCAGGCCGCGGATGAGGAATCGGTGAAACGGCTCTTTGTAAAAGACCTGACTCGTGACGCAGAAGTCAACGATTACTTCATCGTAGTACGGAAGGGTACCTACCTCAGCAAGAACAACACGAAATATATGACCCTCCTTTTGAAAGACCGGACAGGTTCCGTAGAGGCGAGGGTCTGGGAAAAAGCAGACGAATTGGGCGCGCTCTTCGACCGCAATGATCTGGTCTACGTGGAATCGAAGGCAAGAATGTACCAGGAGACGCTTCAGCTCAACGTCACGAGCATCCGGAAAGTTGATCAGGAGCTTGCACCGGATGAACTGAAAGAATTCTATCCCGAGAGCAGCGCTGCCAGCGGCGAGCTTCAGAAGAGCTTTTACGATCTTGTCTCAGGGATGAAGAATCCTCATCTCAGGGCCCTGTTTGATCAACTGGGCAAGAGGAAAGATCTTCTGGAAAAGTTCTTCTATTTTCCCGCTTCCGTAGGCATCCATCACGCGTACCTCAGAGGCCTGCTCGAGCACTCTGTCAATCTCGCGGTCATGGCAAAAGGGATCGCGCCGTTGACCGGAACGGACGAAGACCTGCTCGTGACCGGAAGTCTTCTGCACGACATCGGGAAAGTGGAGGAACTGAAGGTCAAGGGCGGGTTCGGTTATTCGGACAAAGGGAGGCTCCTCGGCCACATAACCATCGGCATTATGATGTGCGATGGCCTGATTGCGGCCATTGACGACTTCCCTGTCTACCTCGGCGACGTCATCAAACATATTATATTGAGCCATCACGGCGAGGCTGAATGGGGGTCCCCCAAGAAGCCCATGTGCCTTGAAGCGCTGGTCATACATTACCTCGATAATCTCGACGCCAAGGTTGTCGGCGTGAGAGAGCATATGCAAGAGAACATGGATGACGAGACGTGGACACAGTACCATAAGCTCTTTGAATCACGGTATTACAAGATTCCTGAAAGGTGAACCATGGAAACAAGAAGGATCTTTGTGGACAAGCTCAAAATGAAAAATGGTATGGTGGTGGTCACGGGACCGTACCAGAAGTACATTGTCAGTGTCCTCAGGAAAGAAGTCGGCGAGCGCGTCGATCTTATCGACGGGAAGGGATATCTCTATCGCTGCGTCGTGAGTGGCACGAAGGGCAAAGAGCTTTACATGCAGGTGGTGGATGTGGTGCACCATCCCGAGGAAAAGAGGCCGAAGGTAACGCTCTTTGTCAGCCCCATTAAAGGCCCGCGAATGGATTGGCTCGTTGAAAAGGCAACCGAACTGGGTGTGGAGCGCATAGTGCCCACGCTCTTCAAGAGAACAGTTATCAAGGTAGACAACGGGCACGTGGTCAAGCCGGACCGCTGGAGAAAGATCTGTATCGAAGCGTCACGCCAGTGCGGCCGCTTCTCGGTGCCCGAGGTTGCGGAGCCCATTCCGCTGCGGGGCATCGTTTCGGATCTGGAGCGCTTCAAACACAGGTGGGTGTTGTATGAAAAGGAGCGGGAACAGACCATCCGCAGTGTGATCAATCTCGAGGTCAAGGGAGAGATATGCGTGGCGGTGGGACCGGAAGGCGGTTTCGAGGAAGGAGAGGTCGCGTGGTTGACCGAGCAGAACTTCACGCCGCTGACCCTGGGCGAGAACATCCTCAGGACGGAGACAACGCCGCTTGTGGTGCTTTCCATTATTTTCTACGAACTGAACATGAGATGAACAGAGCGTCAGTATTCGCAAGGCTCTTTGCCTTCATTACCGATGTCCTCTTCCTCATACTTGTGCAGTTTCTTTTCTTTACGGCGGCCATTCTCGGCCACATGCCCTGGATACGGCCGAGCTCATTCAGCGTTCTTTCGGCAAAACTATCCGGATTTTCGCCGGTACTGTCC
Coding sequences:
- a CDS encoding HD domain-containing protein, producing MKRLFVKDLTRDAEVNDYFIVVRKGTYLSKNNTKYMTLLLKDRTGSVEARVWEKADELGALFDRNDLVYVESKARMYQETLQLNVTSIRKVDQELAPDELKEFYPESSAASGELQKSFYDLVSGMKNPHLRALFDQLGKRKDLLEKFFYFPASVGIHHAYLRGLLEHSVNLAVMAKGIAPLTGTDEDLLVTGSLLHDIGKVEELKVKGGFGYSDKGRLLGHITIGIMMCDGLIAAIDDFPVYLGDVIKHIILSHHGEAEWGSPKKPMCLEALVIHYLDNLDAKVVGVREHMQENMDDETWTQYHKLFESRYYKIPER
- a CDS encoding aminotransferase class I/II-fold pyridoxal phosphate-dependent enzyme, giving the protein MNKPGAHTIVDFTLISNPIGPSNKARHAMRKAVRSVDRLPQTSFLTHYLAKTEGITEQEILLGHGASHLFTLLVRAERVQSILLPTPAPRVYEEMLRKAGVAVRPFMLDSDKGFRIDVEEFKKSWRDVDAAVVLNPHCPTGVNLTEESVADLIQTAAEHDRLLILDETLRDFTGNPSPAKHVVAAPNAIILRSFSTYHALAGLRLGYAIGHQALLPRLRGLLEPWPVNALAPAAALASLRDKGYRKRTALFLSAEAEYARKKVEQLEGAAPIATPWGFLIRIQHSAADLSNLLVQRGILVEHYSDAQGNQYLSFPSRSHAQNARFLRSLGWIVKVVNTMAPGGATR
- a CDS encoding replication-associated recombination protein A, yielding MELFDKEVVRKEVRKPLADRMRPRSLDEFVGQEHLMGEGKLLKSLLDRQDVPSLIFWGPSGTGKTSLGFLIGKALHLPFVALSAVTIGIKEVKEVIQKSKHQKLILFIDEFHRFNKLQQDTFLPCVESGEIILIGATTENPSFEIIAPLISRMRVVTLNALTDKDVQTIVRRALKEDSELAALPPKIGDGVLEELCTLAMGDARKALNLLEVCYKMACQRNPNAPVIDQEMLKEGYQKKVLIYDKKGEYHYDLISALHKSLRGSDPDASLYWLARMIEAGEDPLFIARRMVRFASEDVGNADPFALTLAMSCMEAYNFIGPPEGYLSLAQAAVYLACAEKSNAVYTAYGQAEQDVRDFPECPVPLHLRNAPTRLMKELGYARGYLYPHDYEDAIVEQEYMPDKLRGRTYYHPTARGYEKKLQEFIQKVKRAHGSDPR
- a CDS encoding RsmE family RNA methyltransferase, which produces MDKLKMKNGMVVVTGPYQKYIVSVLRKEVGERVDLIDGKGYLYRCVVSGTKGKELYMQVVDVVHHPEEKRPKVTLFVSPIKGPRMDWLVEKATELGVERIVPTLFKRTVIKVDNGHVVKPDRWRKICIEASRQCGRFSVPEVAEPIPLRGIVSDLERFKHRWVLYEKEREQTIRSVINLEVKGEICVAVGPEGGFEEGEVAWLTEQNFTPLTLGENILRTETTPLVVLSIIFYELNMR